The DNA window TGAACTTACGCCTGGCACAACTTCATAAGAAATGCCCATGCCAGCGAGTGCATCCATTTGCTCTTGAATAGCACCGTAAATAGCAGGGTCCCCTGTGTGAAGGCGAACTACGCTTTTACCAGCCTCAACAGAAGCTTTCATAACAGCCAACACCTCATCAAGGTTCATAGTAGCACTGTTATGGATTTCACAGCCTGGTTTACAAGCCTCTAAAATAGCAGGGTTTACCAAGGAGCCAGCGTAAATAACAACGTCTGCCTCTTGCACTAAACGATACCCTTTGCGAGTAATTAACTCAGGATCCCCAGGGCCTGCGCCTACGATATGTACGTCAACCATATTACTCTCCTTCTGCGATACGCGTTGCAGATACAATGAAAATTGGACTCAATGGGTCTAACAAATGATATGGGCCAGCCTTACGGTAACGGCTGATGGACATTTGGTAGCCTTCATAGGTGAAAGGACGACCTTTCAACTCTTTAAGGATTGTATAACCAGTTTCCATTGTTACAGCTGTTACAACTAGACGTCCGCCTATTTTTAAAAGACGCTGCGTCTCATCCATGATGCCTGTCATACCGCCAGCGCTACCGCCGATGATAACCGCATCAAGCTCAGGCAATTCTTCCATGCCTTCAGGAGCTTTGGACTTGATAACCGTCATATTATTTACATTGAACTTTTTCATATTTTCATTGATAAGGTCGATGCCTTTATCAAAGCGCTCAATCGCATATACATGCCCTTTAGGAGCTGCTAAGGCTGCTTCAATAGAAATAGAGCCCGTACCAGCACCAACGTCAAGGACGATGCTATCTTCCTCGATGCGTGCCTCGTTCATAACGGCTTTGCGAATCTCGCATTTTGTCATCGGCACGTCGCCGCGGATAAATTCCTCATCAGGAATTCCAAAAAAATGTCTCATCCTAGTACCACCATTACAGAATGACCAAAGCCTTCAAGCTCAGTTAATACCTCTAACGTGGAGTCTACAATTTTTTCATCATCATAGCTCAAGCGCTCAAGGGCTGCTGCTCTCGTTTCTTTTGGCCAACCTGCATCTATTAAAATACGCGCAATATGCGCTGGATTATATTCAGGATCCGTTAAGAACCCCATCTTTTTACCTGCTTCATACACGAGTTTTTCAGGCGCCGGTTGGCGACCGTGAAAGCTCATTAAATCCGCATCATGCCACACTTCATTGAGTCGTGCAAAAGCAAAGGTCATAGAACTAATGCCTGGCACAACCTCAATAGGATTGGCAGGGAATTTCTTCTTTAAATATGGCAACAAGCTATAGTAGCCTGTATCACCACTCACCATAACTACAACGTCATGATTGTTGAGCTCATGCTCAATTTGCTCAGCCAGTAAGCTAAGCTTGCCTGTTACAGGATATGTAATTTGGCCAGGCTCCTGAAAGTCCTCTAAGGACCGTTCACTGCCTACCAATACTGTAGCATGTTTAATTAAATTAAGGCCTTTAGGTACCACATAATCAGGATTACCTGGACCAATGCCTACGATATACAAGGTATGTGCCATTGTTCAAGCTCTCCTATCTCTTTCGCATGCTTATCCATTGCCAAAATCTCACCTTTTAAGGTGGTAATGATGATACCTACCTCTGCTTCGTTAGCAATATATCGCTCACTACGCAAAGATGCACGATCTACAACGCGTTGGTATACACCAGTCAGTCCTTCACGCTCCAAAATAGGGAACGTAGACTCTGTGGTTTGGCAATTAAATAACTCTTCACACACCGCTTGGGATGCCCCTTCTAAAGCAGCATAGGCCACGATACTTTCCATGCGGCCATCACTCATGCGATTGTGTGTGTGGAAACTACCACTAGCTAGTTTTATTAGCTTACCAATATGACCGATGATCAAGATACGCTTGAAGCCAATTTCAACGGCCTTTTCAAGCATAAAGCCAATAAAGTTACTAGTTTCTGCCATTTGGTTCTTATGAATACCGAGTACTTGTTCGGCTAAATCTTGACCAATACGGCCAGGCACGAGAACAGCTGTTTCACAGCCATTGGCTTTCATCACTCTTAGCTGAGGCACTAAGGAATTTTTGAACCCTTCTTCACTCATGGGCTTAACGATACCAGTGGTTCCAATAATAGAAATACCACCTTCGATACCGAGTGTATGATTTAACGTCTTCTTAGCTAGAACCATACCATTTGGCACGCTTACTGTTACCGTTACACCTTGACCATGAACACAATGCTCGTCAAAGACGATTTTCATCATTGCCCGAGGTCCTGGATTGATGGCTGGTTCTCCTGGCGGCATAGCAAGGCCCGGTTTTGTTACCGTTCCAACGCCAAAGCCCGCTCGGAATCGTAGTTCACCACTATCATCAAGGGACACCGTTGTTTCCACATCATTGCCATGCGTTACATCCGGATCATCGCCACCATCCTTCATAACGGTTACCTTAGCCTCTGTATCAGATAGTACCTCTACGGCTTTAATAGGCACCTCAATATACTGACCTTGAGGATTTTCAATGACCACTTGGTCCACGATATTCTTATCTAAGAGGGCCAATAAACCAGCTTTCATACCTGCCGTAGCACATGAACCTGTGGTATAGCCACCCTTCATGTCCTCTACTCTCATAAGGCCTCCTACACCGATAGGGTTAGCGATTCTGTGGAATCAAACTAACCCTATCTTATGGACATATGTAATTAGGAACGGAAGTTAACGAATTGCAATTCTACAGGGATATCCAATTGTTTTAACATTTGGATAACTGCTTGCAAATCATCTTTATCCTTACCAGATACGCGCACTTGATCCTCTTGGATAGATGCTTGTACCTTAAGCTTCATATTTTTAATTGCTTTTACTACTTCTTTAGCATTTTCTTTAGTAATACCTTTTTTAATAGTAATCACTTGGCGAACTGTGGCACCCGCTGCTGGTTCAACCTTACCGTAGTCAAGATTTTTAATTGCTACATTACGTTTAACCATTTTGCCTTTTAAAACATCGATAATGGCATTTAATTTATATTCATCATCACCGATGATTTTGATAGTGTCGCCTTCAAGACTAATTTCCGCTTTAGAGCCACGGAAATCATAACGTGTACCAATCTCTTTTTTTGCTTGGTTTACCGCATTATCTACTTCCTGCATATCCACTTCGGACACAACGTCAAAGGAACAATCTTTGGCCATTTTATACCTCCTACACCTGAACCCATTGGGCATGGGGTTCATAGTATTACTTTCATCATCCTCATATTCCAAGTAAAAGTGTAAATGTACAGCAAATCGGAATATATCTCTATAATTATACCTTAAAACAGGCTTATTTTCTAGGTAAATCGATTTTTTTAATTATAACTATTATTAATCATAGAAGGAATATTCAGACTATAAATCGTAGACTAATACAAGAACTGCATATGTATAAACATAATATATTCAAAAATAGAAAAAGACTGCACTTTTACAAGTGCAGTCTTACCATTACCATTACCATTATCATTATAAAATTGTAATTTCATCATATGTAGGTTGAACTACTAACTCGCCTTTAGAGTTGATAATCCCCCACTTACCTTTGATTTTTACAGGGCTATAACCATGAGAGAAGCTACCAGTACCAGAAATATCTTTCATAACTGGAGTTTCTGTCACTGTACCATCAAGGGATAGAATCTTATAATTACCTTCTTTGTTATATACCCAAGTATATGTATCACCAAGGAAAGTTTTTACGTTCATAGATTTATCGCCTTTATAGATCACACGACCTGTAGCCATATCTACTACATAACGATTGGTGTCATTAGTAACAGACATTTCATGTTCGCCTACAAACTCGATAATATCGTATTTAAACGGTACCTCTTGTTTGCCTGTTTCCATATCAAAAATACCATATTTATTAGTATCTTTGTTTTTCAACGTTAACAATACATTGTTTACATCAATCGTGCCAGCTTCATAATTACCAGGTTGAATTACATATTGACCTTGACGATTCATAAAGCCTAATTTACCTTCATTACGAACCAAGGTACCATGTTCTTCCATAGGATATACATAATCGTTCTTACTGTCGATTACAACAGCACCATTACGATCAATATAACCACGTTTCATACCATCATCTACAAGACCACCAAGGCCATCAAGATATACGCCACCGTGATTATAGAAGTAGCCCATACCTACAAGACCTAGAATACCACCAAGGCCAAAGTGACTTACCTTACGACGGAATTCAGCCAAGCCATTTTTATATGGATATACTTCATTAGATGGAGCATTAAATAATACAGTACCTTTACCATCAATAGCAACAGTTTTACCATTGGCTTTTACAAAGGCACGGTCCTCACTAAATTTAGTTTCTACATCAGATAGTGCTTTAAATTGAGGCTGAATTACTACATTGCCATTAGCATCTTTAAATCCTAATTTACCTTTTTCTGTGAAAGCTACATAAGAATCACTCGGATAGCTTTGACTAACAGTTTTAGGATCAAAATCATTTAACTCTTTAACAGCTGTATTCTTCTCATTAAGGCTGCTATATAAAGCTTCTTGCGCTTCTTTACCAGATTCTAATACAGTACCATCGCCTTTAATATGAGAGATTTTATTTTTACCTTCCTCAACAAAGAACGTACCATCCTTCTTACTTGATGCGTCTAAGGATTTATAGGCTGGCGCAAGTACAACTTGACCATTAGTACCTACAATCCCCCATTTGCCCTTCTCTTTTACAAGACCTAAATAGCCTTGTTGTAGTAAGGAGTCGTCCTTTAATACCTTCATAGCTTTTTTTACACCTGCTGGTGGCTCCTTAACAGCACCAGAGATTGGTACAAACGTATCGAATCGGCCAATACCCACGCCAACGCCAACAGATGTACTGCTAGAGTGGCTAGAAGATTTTGCTGTAGTATTTGTTGTAGATGTAGATACAGTAGTACTATGTTTCTCACTAGTTACACGCGTACTTGTAGATGTCGGTGTATCTTGATTTGTCACAGTTTTACTACTAGTGGATATTGTTGTAGTTGCTGCAAAAGCACTTGTAGACATAGTCGCCAACACACAAGCGACTAATAAGGATTTCTTATTCAATTTCATAAACCTCTCCTTTTACAAAGCAAACCAT is part of the Veillonella sp. genome and encodes:
- the cbiT gene encoding precorrin-6Y C5,15-methyltransferase (decarboxylating) subunit CbiT, with the translated sequence MRHFFGIPDEEFIRGDVPMTKCEIRKAVMNEARIEEDSIVLDVGAGTGSISIEAALAAPKGHVYAIERFDKGIDLINENMKKFNVNNMTVIKSKAPEGMEELPELDAVIIGGSAGGMTGIMDETQRLLKIGGRLVVTAVTMETGYTILKELKGRPFTYEGYQMSISRYRKAGPYHLLDPLSPIFIVSATRIAEGE
- the cbiE gene encoding precorrin-6y C5,15-methyltransferase (decarboxylating) subunit CbiE encodes the protein MAHTLYIVGIGPGNPDYVVPKGLNLIKHATVLVGSERSLEDFQEPGQITYPVTGKLSLLAEQIEHELNNHDVVVMVSGDTGYYSLLPYLKKKFPANPIEVVPGISSMTFAFARLNEVWHDADLMSFHGRQPAPEKLVYEAGKKMGFLTDPEYNPAHIARILIDAGWPKETRAAALERLSYDDEKIVDSTLEVLTELEGFGHSVMVVLG
- the cbiD gene encoding cobalt-precorrin-5B (C(1))-methyltransferase CbiD; its protein translation is MRVEDMKGGYTTGSCATAGMKAGLLALLDKNIVDQVVIENPQGQYIEVPIKAVEVLSDTEAKVTVMKDGGDDPDVTHGNDVETTVSLDDSGELRFRAGFGVGTVTKPGLAMPPGEPAINPGPRAMMKIVFDEHCVHGQGVTVTVSVPNGMVLAKKTLNHTLGIEGGISIIGTTGIVKPMSEEGFKNSLVPQLRVMKANGCETAVLVPGRIGQDLAEQVLGIHKNQMAETSNFIGFMLEKAVEIGFKRILIIGHIGKLIKLASGSFHTHNRMSDGRMESIVAYAALEGASQAVCEELFNCQTTESTFPILEREGLTGVYQRVVDRASLRSERYIANEAEVGIIITTLKGEILAMDKHAKEIGELEQWHIPCIS
- a CDS encoding YajQ family cyclic di-GMP-binding protein, producing the protein MAKDCSFDVVSEVDMQEVDNAVNQAKKEIGTRYDFRGSKAEISLEGDTIKIIGDDEYKLNAIIDVLKGKMVKRNVAIKNLDYGKVEPAAGATVRQVITIKKGITKENAKEVVKAIKNMKLKVQASIQEDQVRVSGKDKDDLQAVIQMLKQLDIPVELQFVNFRS
- a CDS encoding WG repeat-containing protein, with amino-acid sequence MKLNKKSLLVACVLATMSTSAFAATTTISTSSKTVTNQDTPTSTSTRVTSEKHSTTVSTSTTNTTAKSSSHSSSTSVGVGVGIGRFDTFVPISGAVKEPPAGVKKAMKVLKDDSLLQQGYLGLVKEKGKWGIVGTNGQVVLAPAYKSLDASSKKDGTFFVEEGKNKISHIKGDGTVLESGKEAQEALYSSLNEKNTAVKELNDFDPKTVSQSYPSDSYVAFTEKGKLGFKDANGNVVIQPQFKALSDVETKFSEDRAFVKANGKTVAIDGKGTVLFNAPSNEVYPYKNGLAEFRRKVSHFGLGGILGLVGMGYFYNHGGVYLDGLGGLVDDGMKRGYIDRNGAVVIDSKNDYVYPMEEHGTLVRNEGKLGFMNRQGQYVIQPGNYEAGTIDVNNVLLTLKNKDTNKYGIFDMETGKQEVPFKYDIIEFVGEHEMSVTNDTNRYVVDMATGRVIYKGDKSMNVKTFLGDTYTWVYNKEGNYKILSLDGTVTETPVMKDISGTGSFSHGYSPVKIKGKWGIINSKGELVVQPTYDEITIL